A window from Micromonospora profundi encodes these proteins:
- a CDS encoding energy-coupling factor transporter transmembrane component T family protein produces the protein MISIEPVAAPGAPLARRNPVAKVAAALVFSFTLLATLDPVAPAIAIAVELAVLPLFGVRYRVLARRALPLLLSGAGILVTLVLFAADRSGRVLLDVGPVMVTTGVLLTALGLILRVFAVALPGVIVFATTDPTDLADSLIQNAKAPPRFAIGALAAFRLVPLLGQEWQMISMARRARGVDAGRNPVAKLRLFASTAFALLVGAIRRGTRLAVAMDARGFDADTPRTVARRQRFGPADGLLIAVAVVLAGGALTVSVLLGTFRPLIS, from the coding sequence ATGATCAGCATCGAGCCGGTCGCCGCTCCCGGCGCGCCGCTGGCCCGGCGGAACCCGGTGGCGAAGGTCGCCGCCGCGCTGGTCTTCTCGTTCACCCTGCTGGCCACCCTGGACCCGGTGGCCCCGGCCATCGCCATCGCCGTGGAACTCGCCGTGCTGCCGCTGTTCGGCGTCCGCTACCGGGTGCTGGCCCGGCGGGCCCTGCCACTGCTGCTCAGCGGCGCCGGCATCCTCGTCACCCTTGTGCTGTTCGCCGCCGACAGGTCCGGCCGGGTCCTGCTGGACGTCGGACCGGTGATGGTGACCACCGGCGTCCTGCTCACCGCGCTCGGCCTTATCCTGCGGGTGTTCGCGGTGGCCCTGCCCGGCGTGATCGTCTTCGCCACCACCGACCCCACCGACCTCGCCGACTCGTTGATCCAGAACGCGAAGGCGCCGCCCCGGTTCGCCATCGGGGCGCTGGCCGCATTCCGGCTGGTGCCGCTGCTCGGCCAGGAGTGGCAGATGATCAGCATGGCCCGGAGGGCACGCGGCGTCGACGCCGGGCGCAATCCCGTGGCGAAGCTGCGACTGTTCGCCTCCACCGCGTTCGCGCTGCTGGTCGGGGCGATCCGCCGAGGCACCCGGCTGGCCGTCGCGATGGACGCGCGCGGGTTCGACGCCGACACACCACGTACCGTCGCCCGCCGCCAGCGCTTCGGCCCCGCCGACGGACTGCTCATCGCCGTGGCTGTCGTCCTGGCCGGCGGCGCCCTGACCGTCAGCGTCCTGCTCGGCACCTTCCGCCCGTTGATCAGCTGA
- a CDS encoding ABC transporter ATP-binding protein produces MSAVLLRGFGWRHAGRRAWAVRGVDLRVEAGERVLLLGPSGAGKSTLLSALAGLLPEDSGEQEGTVEIDGLDPRKGRERVGIVFQDPQTQLVMARCGDDVAFGLENRGVPTAEIWPRVDEALRRVGFPYSRDRNTAALSGGEQQRLALAGALALRPGLLLLDEPTANLDPAGADLIRQAVAGALDADTTLILVEHRVAEALPLVDRVVVLEPGGGVRADGPPEEIFAAHGATLADEGVWVPGHPVVPRPATATPGDLLLTADRLGLPPRLGPTNLGVRAGEALAVRGPNGAGKSTLALLLGGLLKPGTGRVTASAELAGSDHRTPPHRWRAPALAKRIGSVFQDPEHQFVTSTVFDELALGPRRTGQQEAAVKDTVAELLERLRLTRLAAANPYTLSGGEARRLSVATALATAPRLVICDEPTFGQDRRTWRELVDLFADLRDAGHGIVTVTHDADFVAALADRTVTLERQ; encoded by the coding sequence GTGAGCGCGGTTCTGCTGCGCGGGTTCGGGTGGCGGCACGCTGGGCGGCGCGCCTGGGCCGTGCGCGGGGTTGACCTGCGGGTGGAGGCCGGGGAACGGGTGCTGCTGCTCGGACCATCGGGGGCCGGCAAGAGCACGCTGCTCAGCGCCCTGGCCGGGCTGCTGCCCGAGGACTCCGGCGAGCAGGAGGGCACCGTCGAGATCGACGGGCTCGACCCGCGCAAGGGCCGGGAACGCGTCGGCATCGTCTTCCAGGACCCGCAGACCCAGTTGGTGATGGCCCGCTGCGGCGACGACGTCGCGTTCGGTCTGGAGAACCGGGGCGTACCGACTGCCGAGATCTGGCCCCGGGTCGACGAGGCGCTGCGTCGCGTCGGCTTCCCGTACTCCCGGGACCGCAACACCGCCGCACTCTCCGGCGGCGAGCAGCAACGCCTCGCCCTGGCCGGCGCCCTGGCCCTGCGCCCCGGCCTGCTGCTGCTCGACGAACCGACCGCCAACCTCGACCCGGCCGGCGCCGACCTGATCCGACAGGCGGTGGCCGGCGCCCTCGACGCGGACACCACGCTGATCCTGGTCGAGCACCGGGTCGCCGAAGCGCTGCCACTAGTCGACCGGGTAGTCGTCCTGGAACCCGGCGGCGGAGTCCGCGCGGACGGCCCACCCGAGGAGATCTTCGCCGCGCACGGCGCCACCCTCGCCGACGAGGGCGTCTGGGTGCCGGGTCACCCTGTCGTGCCCCGGCCAGCGACCGCCACCCCGGGGGATCTCTTGCTCACCGCCGACCGGCTCGGCCTGCCACCCCGGCTGGGCCCCACCAATCTGGGGGTACGCGCCGGCGAAGCACTCGCCGTACGCGGACCGAACGGCGCCGGCAAGTCGACCCTGGCGCTGCTGCTCGGCGGTCTGCTCAAGCCGGGCACCGGCCGGGTAACCGCGTCCGCCGAGCTGGCCGGGTCGGACCACCGCACTCCCCCGCACCGCTGGCGGGCACCCGCGCTCGCCAAGCGGATCGGGTCGGTCTTCCAGGACCCGGAGCACCAGTTCGTCACGAGCACCGTCTTCGACGAGCTGGCGCTGGGTCCGCGCCGGACCGGTCAACAGGAGGCGGCCGTCAAGGACACCGTGGCAGAACTGCTGGAACGGCTGCGGCTGACCCGGCTCGCCGCTGCCAACCCGTACACCCTCTCGGGTGGGGAGGCGCGGCGGCTGAGCGTCGCGACGGCCCTGGCCACCGCGCCACGCCTGGTGATCTGCGACGAACCCACCTTCGGTCAGGACCGGCGGACCTGGCGGGAACTGGTCGACCTCTTCGCCGACCTGCGCGACGCCGGGCACGGCATCGTCACGGTCACCCACGACGCGGACTTCGTCGCCGCGCTCGCCGACCGCACCGTCACCCTGGAGCGACAGTGA
- a CDS encoding ECF transporter S component — protein MDNTTNRWRTIDIVVASVIAVAFGVIFWAWGLVWSATEGAFAFFPPAQTLIYGVWLMPAVVGGLVIRKPGAALYCETVAAVVSALLGSQWAGTVIPQGIVQGIGAELAFAAFRYRSFRLPTAALAGALTGLSAALFDFFVWNVETELVNYRIPYALLTIVSATVIAGIGGWLLTRALANTGVLDRFPAGRNRALV, from the coding sequence ATGGACAACACCACCAACCGATGGCGGACCATCGACATCGTGGTCGCCTCGGTGATCGCTGTCGCCTTCGGCGTCATCTTCTGGGCCTGGGGCCTGGTCTGGAGTGCCACCGAGGGCGCGTTCGCCTTCTTCCCGCCGGCGCAGACGCTGATCTACGGCGTCTGGCTGATGCCGGCCGTCGTCGGCGGCCTGGTCATCCGCAAGCCCGGCGCGGCGCTCTACTGCGAGACGGTGGCGGCGGTCGTCTCCGCGCTGCTGGGCAGCCAGTGGGCCGGCACTGTGATTCCGCAGGGGATCGTTCAGGGCATCGGCGCCGAGTTGGCCTTCGCCGCCTTCCGCTACCGGTCGTTCCGGCTGCCGACGGCGGCGCTGGCCGGCGCGTTGACAGGTCTCAGCGCCGCGCTGTTCGACTTCTTCGTCTGGAATGTCGAAACCGAACTGGTCAACTACCGCATCCCGTACGCGCTGCTCACCATCGTCAGCGCCACTGTGATCGCCGGCATCGGCGGCTGGCTGCTCACCCGGGCCCTTGCCAACACCGGCGTCCTGGACCGCTTCCCAGCAGGCCGGAACCGAGCCCTCGTCTAA